GGATGAGTAATAGATGTGATTTGGGTACGAGTGATAACTATGACTTGGGGATGAGTAATAGGTGCGATTTGGAGTCAATCCTGTTACCGGATTTACGGGCATGGGAGCGGATATGGGGCTTCCGTAAATAATGTTACCAACACTAGATGGCTGGCTACCTTTATAAAAATCTGCACCACCTATTATTTTTATTTCGGCAGAAGCAGGAGCCACAGTAGCACTCATCAAAGCTGCTGTTAAGCCCAATCCCAGTATATGCACTTGGTAAAGCTTGTTTTTGAACATATTTTTATCACCTTGCTTGGATAAATTTTTTGACATTGTTATTAACCAAAAGGATTTCAAAAATGTTGCTGTCATTGGCACAATGAAGGCAGTGCTGATTTGTGAGATAAACGTGAGTTCAGAGAGTTTAGAGATAGCTAAAACTCGTTACCAGAAAGGGAGAGCTGCCCTTGAAAGTGGGCAATACCGAGATGCTGTTGAACAGTTAGAAAAAGCCAGTGCACTCTTGGTTCGTAATACTCGCCTCGGAGGTGAAGTACAAATTTGGTTGGCGACAGCTTATGAAGCAGCTGGACGCACACAAGATGCGATCGCTCTTTGCGAACAGATCAAACGCCATCCCCACTCAGAAACCAGCAAGGAAGCACGGCGATTACATTACATTCTCAAAGCACCCCGATTACAACGCCCTAAAGAATGGATGACGGAAATTCCCGATTTTAGTGCACTACCTGATAACGAAGCCAAAATTCGTTTTACTGCTAATACTACCAAATCCTCTCAGCCTCGGAAGCCTCCTGAGGTAGAATTTGTTGACCTTAGCCAAGTGAATACAAAGGATAATCGCTTTATCTGGGTGGCTTTAATTGTTATTGTTTTGACGTTGGGTAGTTTAATTTGGTTGAGTTTATAAGGTAGGAGGGAGAGGAGGGGAGATGAGGAGACAAGGAGACAGGGGGAGTAATAAACAACTAACCACTGTAGGGGCGGGTTTAGAAGATAAATTGTCTGTTTCAACCGAAAAACTATCAATAAAACCCGCCCATACTAACTAATAACCAATAACCAGTGACTAATGACTATTTAGGAGATTTACACTGATGAATTTATCTACTCTTAGAAGAAGTTTATTGGGGTTAAGGCATATTTGTCTTGTGCTGGTGGCATCTGTGCT
This genomic interval from Chlorogloeopsis sp. ULAP01 contains the following:
- a CDS encoding tetratricopeptide repeat protein; this encodes MSSESLEIAKTRYQKGRAALESGQYRDAVEQLEKASALLVRNTRLGGEVQIWLATAYEAAGRTQDAIALCEQIKRHPHSETSKEARRLHYILKAPRLQRPKEWMTEIPDFSALPDNEAKIRFTANTTKSSQPRKPPEVEFVDLSQVNTKDNRFIWVALIVIVLTLGSLIWLSL